In Dyadobacter sp. CECT 9275, the following proteins share a genomic window:
- a CDS encoding cell division ATP-binding protein FtsE: MTDHSEPIIKLDRADIYQGERPVLNDVHFEINEGEFVYMIGRTGSGKSSLLKTLYADLWLHTGSAKVAGYELHKIKRADIPFLRRKIGIVFQDFQLLSDRCVEDNLAFVLKATGWTNPSKISKRIAEVLMQVGLGTSQKRMPHQLSGGEQQRIVIARAMLNEPKILIADEPTGNLDPEVADQIMQVFKTINNAGTAILMATHNHEFLRKFPARVLKCENGSVLEG; encoded by the coding sequence ATGACTGATCATTCAGAGCCGATTATAAAACTGGACCGGGCGGATATCTACCAGGGTGAAAGGCCAGTATTAAACGATGTGCACTTTGAGATTAATGAAGGAGAATTCGTTTATATGATCGGACGCACGGGTAGCGGCAAAAGCTCTTTGCTCAAAACGCTCTATGCTGATCTGTGGCTTCATACCGGTTCGGCCAAAGTGGCAGGGTATGAATTGCACAAGATCAAAAGAGCAGACATACCGTTCCTGCGCAGAAAGATTGGTATTGTTTTCCAGGATTTTCAGCTGTTGTCTGATCGTTGTGTTGAGGATAACCTGGCCTTTGTATTGAAAGCCACAGGCTGGACCAATCCATCCAAAATATCCAAACGGATTGCCGAAGTGTTGATGCAGGTAGGCCTGGGTACTTCCCAGAAAAGAATGCCCCATCAGCTTTCTGGCGGTGAACAGCAGCGCATCGTAATTGCACGGGCAATGTTAAACGAACCCAAAATTTTGATTGCCGATGAGCCTACGGGCAACCTTGACCCTGAGGTGGCGGACCAGATCATGCAGGTGTTCAAAACCATTAACAACGCAGGAACCGCCATTTTGATGGCCACTCACAATCACGAATTTCTCAGAAAATTCCCGGCAAGGGTATTGAAATGTGAAAACGGGAGTGTTCTGGAGGGGTAG
- the porX gene encoding T9SS response regulator signal transducer PorX: MQYNILWADDEIDLLKPHIMFLTNKGYNVTPVNSGADALDRIENDRFDIVFLDEMMPGMTGLETLAQIKQQQPNLPVVMITKSEEEHIMEDAIGSKIDDYLIKPLNPNQILLSVKKILDNKRLVTEKTTLSYQQEFRNLAMQYQDRIGHEEWADIYKKLIYWELELESSEDQGMAEVFSMQKSDANANFCKFIEEEYEEWLNDPRSNKPILSHQLMKQKVFPHLKGSGEPLFFLLIDNFRYDQWKMIQPILQEYFNIEEESSYYSILPTTTGYARNAIFSGLMPSEMERKHPHWWVSDENTPDGEEGLNNHEQDFLQKQLDMNHLNIKMSYNKILNTNQGKSLIDNFNNLLNNQLNVIVYNFVDMLSHARTDVQMIKELAPDEAAYRSLTRSWFQHSPLLDFIKKVAEKKCRLILTTDHGMIRVQKPVKIIGYRETNTNLRYKHGKNLGFDDKNLMVCRKPERIFLPKPHVSTSYVFTKEDYFFAYPNNFNQYVNLYRDTFQHGGVSLEEMIIPYIDLKAK; the protein is encoded by the coding sequence GTTACAACGTTACTCCGGTAAACAGCGGAGCCGATGCCCTTGACCGAATCGAAAACGACCGTTTTGATATTGTCTTCCTCGACGAAATGATGCCCGGAATGACAGGGCTTGAAACTTTGGCCCAAATCAAACAACAGCAGCCGAACCTTCCCGTGGTCATGATTACGAAAAGCGAAGAAGAACACATCATGGAAGATGCCATTGGCTCCAAGATTGACGATTACCTAATTAAACCCCTTAATCCCAATCAGATACTACTGTCTGTAAAGAAAATACTGGACAACAAACGCCTGGTTACGGAAAAAACGACACTTTCGTATCAGCAGGAATTCCGGAACCTGGCTATGCAGTACCAGGACAGAATCGGGCACGAAGAATGGGCTGATATTTATAAAAAACTCATCTACTGGGAACTTGAACTTGAGAGCTCAGAAGACCAGGGGATGGCGGAGGTATTCAGCATGCAGAAAAGTGATGCCAATGCCAATTTCTGCAAATTTATTGAAGAAGAATATGAGGAATGGCTGAATGACCCGCGTTCCAACAAGCCGATCCTGTCGCACCAGCTGATGAAACAGAAGGTATTCCCGCACCTGAAAGGATCCGGAGAGCCGCTGTTTTTTCTCCTGATAGATAATTTCAGGTATGATCAGTGGAAAATGATACAGCCGATTCTTCAGGAATATTTCAATATTGAGGAAGAGTCGTCGTATTATTCCATCCTGCCCACCACCACCGGGTATGCCAGAAATGCCATTTTCTCTGGGTTAATGCCCAGTGAAATGGAACGTAAACATCCGCATTGGTGGGTAAGTGATGAAAACACTCCGGACGGCGAAGAAGGCCTCAACAATCACGAACAGGATTTCCTTCAGAAACAGCTGGATATGAATCATCTTAATATCAAGATGTCATACAACAAGATTTTGAATACCAATCAGGGAAAATCGCTGATCGATAATTTTAATAACCTGCTCAACAACCAGCTGAATGTGATCGTCTACAATTTTGTAGATATGCTTTCCCATGCCCGGACGGATGTACAGATGATCAAGGAGCTCGCGCCGGACGAAGCCGCTTACCGCTCTCTCACCCGTTCGTGGTTCCAGCATTCACCACTGCTCGACTTCATCAAAAAAGTAGCTGAAAAAAAATGCCGGCTGATTCTGACGACGGACCATGGTATGATCAGGGTTCAGAAACCGGTGAAAATCATAGGTTACCGCGAGACCAATACCAACCTCCGTTACAAACACGGGAAAAACCTTGGCTTTGATGATAAAAACCTGATGGTATGCCGCAAGCCGGAAAGGATATTTCTTCCCAAACCGCACGTATCGACTTCCTATGTTTTCACAAAAGAGGATTACTTCTTTGCTTATCCCAATAACTTCAACCAGTATGTGAATCTTTACCGGGATACTTTCCAGCACGGCGGAGTATCTCTGGAAGAGATGATCATTCCTTATATTGATCTGAAAGCGAAGTAA